In the genome of Melitaea cinxia chromosome 4, ilMelCinx1.1, whole genome shotgun sequence, the window aaatgttatgataaTATATCTTCTGCGTGTTTAGATTTCAACGTTTCAACAACGAGCCTCATACGAGCCACTGTTTGTTCTTGCTACGTAAgacataataacattatttatttaatttggcACCAAACTGTAAATTGTTATGATATAACTCTAGAATTCTTAGATTTCAACATTTACTTATAACAAGCTCTATATCGCTAGCTAGCTAGCTGATCGTACTTACTACATAAGACGATTTAGTATACTAAGGTAAACGGCAGATAatcgaatttattttattgtatttattaatgatacacaaaaaatatacatataaattaataagagtTATAAACAATACGCCAAATATGTGTCCAAATTAAAGCAGAAGCTGAAGACaaatgtatagaaaaaaaagttttgaagttATTTTACGTTAGCTATAGtacataaaaactaaaaaatagtaaattacagATAAGgacgtaaaattaatttactcacAGACATAAGCATAAAATTAATGCTATAATGTGAGTTCTCGTCGTCGCCTTGTGATTGACTTTAGTGACTACGCTGGCGTTACAGGACGGGCAGACGATTGTGCTGGGTTTAGGTCCAACCGGTTGGACGTTCATTGTGTctggaaaaatatatttaatatcaaaattaattatgttcagCTTATTTAACTAATTACTAACTAATTTTTCTTACAAATGAACTATTGTTCATTtgtaagaaaaatttgaaatatatttcataccACCAAATATGTAGTTTTGTAGTAATAATCAAAAAGTCAATTATATCAGGTTATACTTATACACGACCTTCAGTTTTACATTTTTGCATCAAATAATAGAAGTATTATAAGTGTAAACTATAACTTTTTGTTCGTGAGACTATTGTGTTCTAGTTATACCTACGTTACTTTCTATTATTGTACAAGGAACGCTAACATTCTATTCACATTCAAATAATCCAAattaccaaataaaataaacaatatatatatttctcactgtaaaataatttattaaagttataggTATATGTTACCTTTTCCTACGAGTATTATATTCCTTTAATACGTCATTACTATAGTCATTGGTATTACTTAACTACCTACAAAATCaaacaatttcaaatttagTTCAAATCTATCCACATAAATCTACACCATAGGAATTTATACTAACAAAAtgcgaattataaaataattttataacaaaaaatttacataattattatgagaaaataaataataaacattattaacatGGCCTACCTGTTTGTAaagttattactttaaaaactaCACTGTTTACACTTTGCTACCGAGGCGACCGTATAGCAACACAATCAACAGGCGACTAAAAAATAGCACGCGGTCgcttataacatttatttaatgacttatcttttattgttaatttattaaaatatgtattttacaacGACTTTATGGGAATTACCTGATGTCATCatccatataaatttaaagatatatctttatatattataaagggaACGAAACAGatacaaattttgttaaaaaattattgataaacatCGTATTGACAGCGATTAAAAATAagactttttattattaaagataatataaaaaatgataataattaattactaaaacgATATATGACAGCTTACAAAAAATATGCACCTTCACAATCGATATCTTTTGAGTTTATTATTTAGtctataaatactataaaataaattgaattaacaTATTGTACCGATTACCTTGagaattacaaaatacatttatatgtacTTCACGCCGAATCTTCagattttttagatttttattaattgattgtCTAAGGAAAAATGTGGTTTATCCTCGTATGGATAGGCaacataaataatgaaattaaaatttaattttataagattttttggATATTCCGTAAACTGTGAACGGATGTGTGAACGGAACGgataattttagatatttttttaacaaacttttagttcacttttgaattgtttgtttaaagaaAACTTTCTATAatttaatcctttttttttttactcctgGCTTACATCGATACCTAAATGCTATTTACTCGCTACGCCTCACATGTTTCGCTCGATTTGCAGCCGTacgtcaaaattataatattaaaatcgaaaattttaaattttaatatcaattttactaataaatttaacTGGAATGTATGTAACTGTAATCACactttttctatataattttgttcTGAGCCTACATagacaataataaattagtttctCGAGTTTAGTTTCCGTCAGACCTTggcattactttaaaaatatataataattttatatttgaattgtGTGTCTATTGCGTGTAAGATAAAAAAGTTTTGCcgtaaattagtattatttattatgaaaatgaaaaataaatgaatgttttaataaaaacgtgTGTGTTAACTCCCACATACGACTACAGTTTACTCCTTTATTTTAATGACTACCGTGATAGATGGATATATGTGGTAAAAAGTCACTCTCAGAGCAGGTAATATAGTTTTTGCTACAACGGAACTGAATTAATAGAACCTATGTTAACTGAACAGAGCCATCTTTTCCTTCTAATCGCCACAGTCTCactataagatatttatttattatgtaaaacctgttttaataaaaaccatCGAGATCGACGTTTTTACTAAcactccgaggcacgttggagAGCTCCGACCGAAATAGCGACGTCTGTATTTTATGAACGTTACACCGTCCGAAcggtaataatgaaaatatatgtgCTATTtgcattgatttataaaatagtttttttatagatCAATGGCTATTTAACGATTTCTGTTATATTAGAAtcgaaaagaaataataaattattctgtTTCTTTTTTACGTAAAACCATAGGTACGCGTTTTTGTGTACACATATAAAAACTCAATTTGAATTAGTTGTAACAAACGTTCAATCGTAATCAagtcacaaaaaatatttcttacgaGCGTACATATGTGTGTACGAGTATACGATTAATGTGTGAACGTAAAGCAGCTATTTAAAGTACCTACTGATTGTTAAATAGGGCATTTAGACAATAAATTAATGCTTAAATGTGCCTAATGTGGGAAACAAAACGGCTTCTATTTCCGTGACAATCACCTTCTTATTCTTCTATCTTTATTTTggccgatgattttgccaataaTAAgtgctaaaaataaattataaagttcgGAGACGAATTCGTGACATTATCGATGCCGCTGGCGTTGACCTAGAGTATCAATGTCAAGGCTCGTGATCGGCGCGACGGAAAACGTCAACAGTAATGGTTATTTATAAAGTTCGTTCCATATTTGTTGTGcagctcatctgatggtaatcgattaccgtagcttatagacgcaaAAAGCAATACATTTTCCGatcctttatatttatttgtatcatctACACCCGCACCACTCTgcgtaaggtaaccagagctaaTGGGAGGATTGGTCTcgccatcgtgcctcggagagcacgttaaaccgttcGGTCAACCGGGACCACCTGATAccatcgtgtacacctgatagcgatcgttactcatagcaagaaatatatccgccaacccgcattgaagcagagTGGTGCATTAAGCTCTCCTTTTTCTACATGAGgtatgaggcctatgcccagcagtgggatattaaagacTGAATCGTAAGCgttgtctatttttttatgaattcttTTCCTTGTCCTATCCAtactagactagcccgttggcgcagtttgtagtggtcctgctttctgctccgtgtaataattgtatttttatatttatgtatttatatgtattatttttatgtatatttatcaaaaaaatctaTAACAGTTTAACACAGGCataaagttgcttaccataagaacagacgacagtgtatatgtgataaaatatttattatttattattatatccatTTTCGAAGAATAAAAAGATTGAAGAAATTAAAGCTATCTATTTATTCCAGTCGCAGAGCTTCGATAACACTGTAACGGGAAAAGATCAATATTTAGTAGCTTGTTATAAGCTTCTTAGTTTTCTATTTAGTACAagattattatcatcattatcatcacttcagcctaccacagtccactgctggacataggcctctacaagttcacgccaaacatgtcgcgaactcatgtatgtttcccatagtcaccacgctgggcaggcgaatTGGTGACCGCGTACAAGATACAGTTATGATAAACTAAAAGCTGTCAAAACAtagtaatataaacataattaagtcaagaaaaatagtaacaaaaaatatgatatgttataattttaaactgtGTCGGTTTACAAGCCATGCTTAGTAACTAAGAATAACGTATAATACATTGATATCAGGTTACACATACTTCTTATagacataattaaattatgtgtaACACATTCTGTGGACACCTTAAGGTAATAAACACGTTTTTACTTAGTAACTAGAAGCACTTTTTTGTAATCGATGACAATGTATAATTATAGTTGGTTACATATTATTCTATCATAATTTTAAGCGACAAAAAAGAATACGCAATCATATTtacttgaaaacaaaaaaaacgtcCAGTTACATTAACGAGTAATAATACaatgtaactcaaaaagtactcgttcATTATCCGTCGACtttaaacaatacaattaaacaagcatcagctttcgataaaaatcagtacacccaataaacatttatgaggtgtaataaaatgtacagccatggattgtacctgtagcgctggcggttgcgggttcgatccccgcacatgacaaacatttgtattggccatataggtgtttgccgtggtctgggtgtttgtgcagtccttgtaggtttccccaccgtgcctcggacagcacgttaagccgtcggtcccgattgttatcatgtagacctgatagcgatcgttactcatattagggaatatatccgccaacccgcagtggagcagcgtggtggattaagctctgatccttctcctatatggggaaagaggcctatgcccagttgtgggatattacaggctgaagcgagaaaaagtcaagtaaatgcgcattactatcatatacatataactcaaaaagaactcatcagatctcgataaaattaaaacaggATCACATTACAAGCACAgactttcgattaaagaatgaattattaaaatcgatcatcatcattacagcctatacagtccactgctggacataggcctccacaagtttacgccaaaaataacgtgaactcatgtgttttgcccatagtcaccacgctgggcaggcgggttggtgaccgcagtactggctttgtcgcaccgaagacgctgctgcccgtcttcgacctgtgtatttcaaagccagcagttggatggttatctcgccatcagtcggtttcttaagttccaaggtggtagtggaactgtattaaaatcgatacacttAGTAAAATGTAAtcattaatattagtataataaaataaagtcgcttctcgctgtctgtatgcttagatctttaaaactacgctacTACTtgagtaaatagagtgattccagaggaaggtttatatgtataatacatgcataatatcgtagagaaacactgatagtttttgcaaccgtgtgtagccggggcaggtcgctagttatctgataaaataatacaataaataatagaattatttcgcttcgtccactttcattattcccttcatacatgctcttcggtttagggtactctcgACCTGGGCTTTTTTCAAggcgtcccttatttggtctgggaatgtccgcctaggtctactccttccaacccttccatccacactcgccttatacacttttttcgtcaatcgttcttcactcgtTCTCTTGACATGatcaaaccatctgagcatacctttcacaatttttgtcactacatcttctttcagaccacaacgtttccttatctcactatttcttatcctgtcactcagtttaactcctattatacttcttaacgctctcatctcaactgcatttattctgcctTCAtatttcttctgccatacccaactttcacttccgtacatgagtgtcggaaccaacaccccctcctgcacagccaaacgagtcttgttagacacctcccgactgctcataaagaaGTGCAAatctccattcaccctgtttcctgcattcactattctttaaatatcactctcacactttccatctcttgtaaacttttaacccagatacacaaactcattcacatGTTCAATTtattcatctccaatcacgatattgcagtctgtaactgcctcatctctttcaaccaccatcactttcgtcttctttacattcatcttcattccctttcttacaaaggtccactcatatcagttaccatctcctaCAACTCCTCGGGcaaagacgcaagtaatacttgatcatcagcatagagaagacatttgacgagtaactcattcattctcaacccattttcactctcttttaaatctgtcaaacaattgtccatgaacaaccacgatgacgctacacatccctgtctaacaccttttttttATCgtcactagaatccctataaagagattgcaatgttcgtatgaggacactgctcatACCATttacggacaatgctgaccacaattcatttctcatcactctatcataggccttttctaaatctacgcaatagacttttttgtttttggccaaacacttttcgcctatgcaccgcaaagaaaagacccGATCCgcacatcccattccctttctaaatcccgcttgtacATCCCATACTTTatcgtctgtttcattcacaaccctctcaatcaacacttttgcatacaatttaccgacgacgctgaggaggCTTTTACCGCGGTAATTtctgcagtcctgccgtgacccttttcccttgtacaatgggacgattacggctttgcaccagtctctTTGTACTTGCctatttcgccagcacaaattaaAAAGGCGGTACAGCTTGCTAGCCACTATACCATGTCCATTCTTCAGCATTTCGACggtaatcctgtcataccctgcagccttacctaatctcatacttttcacgCTTCACTCCAACCCATCCATTAAAGTCCCCTATCATCacgatccgttcattttctccgcaCTTATTATAAGACAtctctcatgctatcccaaaattcctctctctctcttgttgggCTTTTGATGACTCACCTCCGCGCAGCTCTgtcggtgcatagaccccaaggataaaaaagcgagtgagtccgactttTAGCCTGATCCAGAGAagtcttgggcttacacattcatgctccatcacacattcaaccattcgagaggGAAGAATCACACCAACTCCCTGACAGCCTCGGCTGGTTTCGGGGACTCATGTCACATGTCGAGACGaagcccagaccattctggaaagttcgagCATGTATCCGGTTTTCGagtctatacttctatatagttccaccgtagttcctctaacgccatctagtattgagtagagggTTTCATGTTatctctgtctttgtgtggtttcaatgattgccgctagatggcgctagtttcttcgtGTGatcgtaataatatattatggtaaaggctttaaaaatattttttagtccAGATAAACTGAAAGGCATTAtcaaaaaaactgaaataaataaatatatatctatgtggtcgaaatctaatatatatgttttattaggGACACTTAAAAACTACTTGTTAAatcacgatcaaatttaaatgctacaACATGACTATATATACCATCTGTGCAACCAGtataaagttttgaggtaaaacaaaaaaaaatacagtcaaattgagaaccttctcatatttttttaatcagttGAAAATACAAAGTTAATATTTGACAATGAAAAACATGACTTAGACAAAAAGTAGAAACAAATAACGATGGAAAGAAATATTGAATATAGACAACAGGCTTAAAAAAATGGCATCTGTCATGTTACCTTAATCTTATACCATTCATTATACAGCCTTGGAtaatttttcagaaattttagTAGCTACAAAAACTTCATCAATAAATGTAGTTCTTCTTGTTTAGAActaaaaaaacgtttaaaattttaaaagaacatttatagaagtaagataaaaaataatttaaaccacTTCAGATCACTAAACACAGAACATGTCATGATAGCACGATcaaagcaaaaatatttattttactactggTGCAATTCTAGCGAACCTTAGGACATTTTTAGAGATCCAATAAAATAAcgacttatttttttctgtcatAGTTGTCTCAAGACCACTTTTGTAAATTTCAGAAATGATTTGACATATAAGTCATCATCCATTTTTAGGTTATATGGCATacataatttgataataatttatgaaaatgtaGGTACGtaatattgaattaatattcatgaaaaaaagcaaaatattcaaaaactaTTAACATTTAATTCTGTGACACCTACCTACCTATCTGCGTCGGTTTGCCAGTTATCGTGAATACAGATATGTGTTACACATGCGAATGATAGCGCtttacaaatttaaagtttacccacgaatttaaaaaaaaaggtctgATAGTCCAACGCACGGATATAGGAAGGTTAatggaaataattattatttgttgctGTTTAAGTAACGACACTATCTTCAGTaacaattattcttcttcttctgattaaaatggctttcaatagtgccaaatgaccACAGATGATTTCAACAATTATTCAACACGACATTGAATCGATATTTAATATCGTTTTGACATtcttagttatttatattttagtttcgtGATACAAATCGTCGTGAATCATCCATCGAACAATGAAGGCACcataagtaggtacttagtgATAAATGATAATAGATAAGAGATAACGAATACATCTacgacataaataaatatttttaaatatttaataattataaagtggGCTCAGTAATGTTATTTACAAGAAAAAGTTATTCAcgtaaaaatatagttatatcatataaaaatgcaCCTAATTGTCTTACTAAAGGAATTACATCAATTAGTTTTGTTTAGTTGAATTTATATACATTCTACCAAGCATTGTACACTCTACCAAGCATTTTAGGATACAAGTGCTTTCTCTGTCCTTTCATAATTCTTATTCCAATCCTATTTTCGAATTGATAACCATGTAATTTAATCAACGTGTTACACGTGACTAAGAAGAAGAATTCTTAATCggttaattaattgtaattctaaTGACAAAGCATTGCAACTGACACCGTAAAACCTAATTGGAGTAGCAAACgagagcaatttttttttttagtttacttaGTATATTAGTTCACcatagtttacaataaatatatcttaattaaaaaaaaagctgtgtggctacggcattaaagaatatagccaccccctctcttcccagtGGGTGTCATAaaaggcaactaagggataaaacggtTCCACCACCACCTTTGAACtgttaaagccgaccgatggcgagttatccatccaactgctggctttgaaatacacaggccgaagacgggcagcagcgtcttcggtgcgacaaagccagccctgcggtcaccaacccacctgcccagcgtggtgactatggggaacacacataagttcacgccatttttggcgcgaacttgtggaggcctttgtgcagcagtggactgcaataggctgtagtgatgtgATAGTGAtgattaaagaaatatttcatacatacactatatttttacattttaaaaatgaatcaatATAATTGTTGTATAGGCCCAAAAACAAAAGTTACGATGTAAACAtatttgttaaccgacttaaaaaaataagaaggtgtcaattccactgtattttgttttttatgtgtaccttataactttttactaggggTACTTATTTTGATGgttcttttttaaatcgaagCTGGTACTTGTTATGACAAGTACTAGCAAAAGTACTAGTGTACTTTTTAAATTGGATCGAGTTCAGGCGAGTCCTTTTTGaatttatctctaataatgcgtatttacttgactgttttcttttctatctacgttgtattacttatcgataaaatttaagtCGGTTATTTCTGTTTGTAAGCAAGCGCAATTATTTTTGTTGCTACGATAAtcttattacacaaaaaattttaaGCTCATATTTTTCGAGTAACTTGTAaactatacaattttaatacgttttatcTAAATCGAAACTGATAAAAGACATTTATCATTATCATGCAGTTATCATTACGTGACTAGTAATTCCTTTTACATAACACAGctcaaaaacttttttcttgtattattattttttattatttttcatagtaAAGTTTCTTGATAATTAGGATAGCAAGAAACGAAACGAAATAAAGgtcattttttacaaaaagatataaaaaagagCTAATAAAAAGAGAGATATCATATGATTCTCGACTTCTAAAGCATTGGTTCCCAAACATGTCAATCGGCCCCATTTGTATCGGAGTCAGTTTTTCAGGGgtcgataaaaacaaaaaccacaatttttttaattcgtaagtaattcatcatcatcacttcagcctatcgcgcTATCAAATGTGTAGTTCCTTTAGATTATTAATCAAGGATTCTAGGTTACGATAGTAGTCTAATACAACGGCTTATCAGAAATTTGAATCTACACAATCATtgaaattcatcatcattataatcatcatcatcatcacttcagctgatcacagtccactgcaggacataggcctccataagttcgtgccaaaaatggcgtgaactcatatgttctgcccatagtcactacgctgggcaggcggattggtaaccgcaaggctggctttgtcgcaccgaagccgctactgcccgtcttcggcctgtgtatttcaaagccagcagttgggtggttatcccgccatcggtcggctttttaagttccaaggtggtagtgaaactgtgttataccttagtcgcctcttacgacacccacgggaagagagggggcggccttcaccggcaatcttacgtaggtgGTCCAGCAGGCCAGGGGACGTACCACACTACGTTTGCGatgacgcggtctccactccagtacacgtctgctccaacggccatcggccCTGCGACACAGGTGGCCAGCCCATTTCGTTCTCTTGTGAATAGACGTACAAGAATAGATACATTGTAATGATATATATAGTAATAGGAGTAAAGAATAAAAAGCGAAAATAGttagttgttattttattaatctaataaaaattaaataatttaataataactataaacgTAAGTAATAAACGTATATTCACCGGTTTCTCCGAAAATTGTCAAccgaaatcttttttttttcggtagCGTATACATCTAATTTGATTTCATTATCATcaagatttgatgatggaatcctagcgTAATCGATTATAGGCACAtgaatattcattattattttaatttttacttatagctttatagtatacatatataagattTAGGAAAAAATGCCTGTATCTCTTCTCTGTTTTTTATGTGTTCCTTGGGTAATATTTGATTACCATTATTTGTGAATTGATCGATTACCGTTTACTTAATACTAATACTGCTATAGGTAATTACTATAGACGCTTCATGTCATCTTGGGACCCGTCTGTGAGCGTTAAAAATAAGTAGTTACAAGTTTACGTCagcagtatttttattttcgtacaTTATTCTCTTTATTAAGCCTTGTGCGTTCCGATATACGCATTACAATTAACACAATAATGCTCAGCGTTATTGCAAGAGTCTACACAGTAGGGTATGAATACACATGGCCAGCatctgaaaagaaaaaatgttacaatattaataatacgtaTGTCCCGAGCGTCctgttcttttttaaccgacttccaaaaaaggaggaggttctcaattcgaccgtatttttttttttatgtatgttacatcagaacttttgaccgggtagaccgatttcgacaaattttgttttaatcgaaaggtggtgtgtgccaattggttccatttaaatttatctgagatctaacaactacttttcgagttatatctaataatgcgtttttacttgacgctttttccgtcgacctacgttgtattataccgcataactttctactggatgtaccgattttgataattctttttttgttggaaaggggatatccctagtttggtaccatgataaggaaaccaggatttgatgatgggatcctagataaatcgagggaagctctcgaaaatccgcaataactttttactgggtgtaccgattttgataatttttaatttaatcgaaagctgatgtttatcatgtggtcacatataaattttattgagatctgataactactttttgagtaatctttgataacgcgtagttgcttgactattttttcgtcgatctacgttgtattacttgtcgatgtaattgaagtcggttttttttcgtttgcgagcaaacacaattattgttatttattgtttaaatctgttattcaaaatacattttttaggtACACCTAATCATAGGATCTACATAAAAATACGACTTCGTATAAAacctataatatatttatgtaattttatctagcttttatttgtatattaaccTACTACGTATTCCTATCCCGACCGTCTCGTATATTCGAGTTTATTTCTGAAGTCTTACTTAATCTCTCAATTATATCGGGTCATCAGGTCAATTTTGTAATTCACACTAGTCTTTGACTGGCTACGCAATTTGCAACTCAATTTCGTCAAATTATATCATTTacatctaattaaaatattttatatttactttattttataaagtaccaccacattgttgatttttaaatgaaCTGTACTCAAACTTAACACTCCGGAAAAATCCCGGCGATTTTTGAAGTGCATTATTGTAATTACATTTGTTTGTTACATgagtttaaagaaataaaaaaattactagtcTAGGTCAAACCTTTCGATATAGCCACATATAGCATACCTAATCCTTACGCTAAAAGTCAcaataatagtattaatatatcagaatacaataatttgatatatctaatttatttcataatagttTGATAATAAGAGTATACTATTATATCAAAGCTTTTAATCATGCTAATTAAAATTGCATTAAGAAACTTacgcaaataaaaataacatcacagCCACAACGTGTGTTCTCATTGAAGGCACTCGCTTAACACGTGTAAGAATCTGCTCGTTACAAGACGGGCACACATACACTGTTGGGTTTGGACCCATGTCATTTGCTACAATTATTGTTGCATTTGTTGGGACACTGGTCGTATTATTGGGATAGACAATAGTGACATTTGATCGTCCAGCTGGTGGTGGAGGCTGATATTTAGCATTACTTTGTCCATGTGAATTACCAGGAAGACTCGATTCAACTGAAAGACCAGGGTATGGTGGTGGAGCCAGTGGAGTAGCATTGTACGTGTCCGTTTCGATATCACCTTTCATATCTGttactgaaaattttaaaatttaaaaaaaatatcgatataaataaaaatcaattgctAAATGTATCGCTAAGTGTAAACCTCGAGaacggtgtttttttttttaatatttaaatagttgtAGAAGGTTCTTACAAAATGAAAAAGGAGAAATTTTCtcagcaaattaaaaaaaaataacaaacgtaaTTTAAACTTCAAACGCTCAACAGTTT includes:
- the LOC123669920 gene encoding lipopolysaccharide-induced tumor necrosis factor-alpha factor-like; this translates as MKGDIETDTYNATPLAPPPYPGLSVESSLPGNSHGQSNAKYQPPPPAGRSNVTIVYPNNTTSVPTNATIIVANDMGPNPTVYVCPSCNEQILTRVKRVPSMRTHVVAVMLFLFACWPCVFIPYCVDSCNNAEHYCVNCNAYIGTHKA
- the LOC123670245 gene encoding lipopolysaccharide-induced tumor necrosis factor-alpha factor homolog, yielding MNVQPVGPKPSTIVCPSCNASVVTKVNHKATTRTHIIALILCLCLCWPCVCIPYCVDSCQNADHYCPSCNAYIGTYQA